The Candidatus Angelobacter sp. genome contains the following window.
TTGCCTTCGGGCGTTTGAACCAGGGCATTGGCCACCAGGCCGCCAAAGCCGGGATGGATCGGACCATTGGCCTCCCAGAACATCTGGTCCATTCCGTGCGGAATAAAAACCATCCTGTCGTCCACCGGGTCATGGTAAACCCGGTAATTGTTCCGGTTCATCGGGTAACCGTCCCAGTCCCAAACAAGCACGTCCATCGCCATGAAGGACGTGAACCGGTCCACATCAAGCGTCCGGTTGAGCCGCTCCCAGCGTTTGGCCGGATTCCGTTCCTGGGCCGCGGCCACGAGCGCTTTTAAATCCGACTGATCCTTGCTGGCGTCGCCCGATTCCTTGTCGAGCTTCTCGGTCACGTCCTTCACGAAGCCGCCGTCATACAGATTGCCCCGGGGGTTCTTGAAATAACGGCGGAGGAAGTCCGGCGTGGAGCCTTCGACCAGGACGTAGAAGCCGAAGTCGCGGTCGTTCAACCAGACGCGCGCATTGGTGACGCGCGCCGCCGGGACGCCGGCCGCATGGAACATCGCGCCGCAGATGTATTCCGTGCTGTAGCTGGGGTCCTGGACCGAGTTGTTGAGATAAATCTTGCGTAAACCATGGAACCGCTGCGAAGCCGTGAACTTGCCAAAACTCAGGGTTAGCGCCGGTTTGTCATCGACCTGACGAAAGCTGCCCGCCGCACCTTTGAGATGGACCGCCACATTCGTGAAAACCCGGTCCCCCTCGCGCACGGTCGCGGCGACAAACTTCCGTGGGTCCTTGCGCAGCGACTCAAGTCCGGCT
Protein-coding sequences here:
- a CDS encoding CotH kinase family protein — encoded protein: AGLESLRKDPRKFVAATVREGDRVFTNVAVHLKGAAGSFRQVDDKPALTLSFGKFTASQRFHGLRKIYLNNSVQDPSYSTEYICGAMFHAAGVPAARVTNARVWLNDRDFGFYVLVEGSTPDFLRRYFKNPRGNLYDGGFVKDVTEKLDKESGDASKDQSDLKALVAAAQERNPAKRWERLNRTLDVDRFTSFMAMDVLVWDWDGYPMNRNNYRVYHDPVDDRMVFIPHGMDQMFWEANGPIHPGFGGLVANALVQTPEGNRLYRERLAALFDEVYRLEVLTNLVDQLHTRNRPVLAEIGPNAAKEYDEAVKVVRDRIVQRWAGVRRQLDAEPEPLKFTAGAARLKSWHEQNEPTTGKLDRPTDKGKSLLHITATDNCTASWRARVTLEGGHYRFEGLARGAGIAPLNGDEKGAGAGLRISGSNRPAADKLVGDAAWTKLAFEFDVPPPLNSVELICELRASRGEVWFDADSLRLVR